The proteins below are encoded in one region of Ricinus communis isolate WT05 ecotype wild-type chromosome 6, ASM1957865v1, whole genome shotgun sequence:
- the LOC8285420 gene encoding oligosaccharyltransferase complex subunit ostc, whose protein sequence is MAEAAAPTSPVDPIFHILKIIPYSILRPPRLRLKLPTFTLPSPSTVFAFVLLTYFMVVSGIVYDVIVEPPGIGSTQDPSTGSVRPVVFLSGRVNGQYIIEGLSSGFMFLLGGTGIMLMDLALDKNRAKSVKVSYASAGISSIVIAYVMSMLFIRIKIPAYLR, encoded by the coding sequence atggCAGAGGCGGCAGCACCTACCTCCCCCGTGGATCCAATCTTCCACATCCTGAAAATCATACCCTACTCCATCCTCCGCCCACCTCGGCTCCGTCTGAAGCTTCCTACATTCACACTCCCTTCTCCTTCGACTGTCTTTGCCTTCGTCCTTCTCACCTACTTCATGGTCGTTTCCGGCATCGTCTATGACGTCATCGTCGAGCCCCCTGGTATCGGATCTACCCAAGACCCTTCTACCGGATCTGTCCGACCCGTCGTCTTCTTGTCTGGCAGGGTCAATGGGCAGTACATAATTGAAGGGTTGTCTTCTGGGTTTATGTTTCTTCTTGGTGGAACTGGTATTATGCTTATGGATCTTGCTCTTGATAAAAATCGTGCTAAATCTGTTAAGGTTTCTTATGCTTCTGCTGGGATTTCTTCCATTGTTATTGCTTATGTTATGAGTATGCTCTTTATTCGTATTAAGATCCCTGCTTATCTTAGGTGA